One genomic segment of Flavobacteriaceae bacterium includes these proteins:
- a CDS encoding helix-turn-helix domain-containing protein: protein MDKINYNRIKAVLAEKNVSSKELSKHLEKTESTVSRWCTNDVQPSVEVFYQIALFLKVDIRDLFVSTM from the coding sequence ATGGATAAAATAAATTACAATCGGATAAAAGCGGTTTTGGCTGAAAAGAACGTGTCATCAAAGGAACTTTCAAAGCATCTCGAAAAAACAGAATCTACCGTTTCGAGATGGTGCACTAATGATGTCCAGCCTTCGGTTGAAGTGTTTTATCAGATAGCCTTATTCCTAAAAGTTGATATAAGAGATCTTTTCGTTTCCACAATGTAA
- a CDS encoding N-6 DNA methylase yields the protein MTEIKDGYIRDYISGEQVKATPEEVDAVQVFSKMLVEDYGYPKENIQTRPQFRVKSHPSDKKGYPVDIAVFSKSEKNDDNAYIIVECKKKTKKDGLDQLKDYLKFSNAYLGVWFNGEETLFLRKIEKNGKVYFKDDIPNIPTYTQRLQDIGLFKRKDLKQTHNLKFKFVSIRNYLAGNAVGITRDEELARQIINLILCKLYDEKFTKPDDIVQFRAGMEESIKDASNRIKARFEEAKNVYPDVLDKKDTIELDDKSLVYVVGELQNYSLMETERDVVGDAFEVFIHRALKGGQGQFFTPKNVVKAAIQILDVDVNDKVIDPACGSGGFLIEALKYQYTKIEKRGKEYNWPQNEIDNEKNSKASVNIRGIERDNFLSKVVKAYMVIMGDGKSGIFCEDSLEPIKSWHNKTQSSIQFGTFDILLANPPFGANIPVVGESKLSQFPLGYKWKKKKDGSWEKGKVRTSEAPQILFIDRFLDLLKDGGKMGIILPDGVLSNPTTGYIIQHLLNNAELIGLIDLPMSTFLPYTPTKTHLILLKKTSKPRKDYSFFMSYAKTCGHDKRGRKIYEDEIALIPNHLKELENGGSPSHLGFKMKFSEITNNILLPKYYNPDINFELNKFVESGKYTVKTIKQLVDEKTITVSRGNEVGSENYGTGDVPFVRTSEVSNWEIVADSTHCVSEDVYLEYKTKQNIEIEDILVVNDGTYLMGRTAMVTDMDLKIVLQSHFRRIKVINKKAMSPYLLLTMLGLEIVQRQIESKSFRQGTISTLGSRLLEVRVPVPIDKNEQKRIIEEVKIIVQNKRDAKYHAQNYEILGKKENLMGIKNKAKLGNL from the coding sequence ATGACAGAAATAAAAGACGGATATATAAGAGATTACATCTCTGGAGAACAAGTTAAAGCAACACCGGAAGAGGTTGATGCTGTTCAAGTATTTTCAAAAATGCTTGTTGAAGATTATGGTTATCCAAAGGAAAACATTCAAACAAGACCGCAGTTCAGAGTTAAATCACATCCATCTGATAAAAAAGGATACCCTGTTGATATAGCAGTTTTTAGTAAGTCTGAAAAAAATGACGATAATGCTTACATTATTGTTGAATGTAAGAAAAAAACCAAAAAAGATGGTTTAGACCAATTGAAAGATTATTTAAAATTTTCTAATGCTTATCTTGGAGTTTGGTTTAATGGTGAAGAAACTTTATTTCTTCGGAAAATTGAAAAAAATGGGAAAGTTTATTTTAAAGATGACATTCCCAATATCCCAACCTATACCCAAAGATTGCAAGATATTGGGCTATTTAAAAGAAAAGACTTAAAACAAACTCATAATTTAAAATTCAAATTTGTCTCAATAAGAAATTATCTTGCTGGTAATGCTGTCGGTATAACAAGAGATGAAGAACTTGCAAGACAAATTATTAATTTGATTTTGTGTAAACTATATGATGAGAAATTCACAAAACCCGATGATATTGTTCAATTTAGGGCGGGAATGGAAGAATCAATCAAAGATGCATCCAATCGCATAAAAGCACGTTTTGAAGAAGCAAAAAATGTTTACCCTGATGTACTTGACAAAAAAGATACTATTGAGTTAGATGATAAGTCGCTTGTTTATGTGGTTGGTGAACTGCAAAACTATTCATTGATGGAAACTGAACGTGATGTTGTTGGTGATGCTTTTGAAGTATTTATCCACAGGGCATTAAAAGGAGGGCAAGGTCAGTTTTTTACGCCAAAAAATGTTGTAAAAGCGGCAATTCAAATACTTGATGTAGATGTAAATGATAAAGTTATTGACCCTGCTTGTGGTTCAGGGGGGTTCTTAATAGAAGCATTAAAATATCAATATACAAAAATTGAAAAGCGTGGAAAAGAATATAATTGGCCACAAAATGAAATTGACAATGAGAAAAACTCAAAAGCAAGTGTAAATATTAGAGGAATTGAAAGGGACAATTTTCTAAGTAAGGTTGTTAAAGCCTATATGGTAATAATGGGAGATGGCAAAAGTGGTATTTTCTGCGAAGACTCACTTGAACCAATAAAATCTTGGCATAATAAAACACAATCAAGTATCCAATTTGGCACATTTGATATTCTTCTTGCAAATCCACCTTTTGGGGCAAATATCCCTGTGGTTGGTGAATCTAAATTAAGTCAATTCCCATTAGGTTACAAATGGAAAAAAAAGAAAGATGGAAGTTGGGAGAAAGGCAAAGTTAGAACAAGTGAAGCACCCCAAATTCTATTTATTGATAGATTTTTAGATTTATTAAAAGATGGTGGTAAAATGGGCATAATATTACCTGACGGAGTATTGAGTAATCCTACCACTGGTTATATTATTCAACACTTATTGAATAATGCCGAATTAATTGGACTTATTGATTTGCCTATGAGTACTTTTTTACCATATACACCAACCAAGACACATTTAATATTATTGAAAAAAACATCAAAGCCAAGAAAAGACTATTCTTTCTTTATGAGTTATGCTAAAACTTGCGGACACGATAAGAGAGGACGTAAGATTTATGAAGATGAAATAGCACTCATTCCTAATCACCTAAAAGAATTAGAAAATGGAGGGTCACCATCACATCTTGGTTTTAAAATGAAATTTAGTGAAATAACCAATAATATTTTATTGCCAAAATACTACAATCCTGATATTAACTTTGAACTAAATAAATTTGTCGAAAGTGGTAAATACACAGTAAAAACAATTAAACAACTGGTTGATGAGAAAACAATAACTGTATCTCGTGGAAATGAGGTTGGTAGTGAAAATTACGGAACTGGCGATGTGCCTTTTGTTAGAACATCAGAGGTTTCTAATTGGGAAATTGTTGCTGATTCAACACATTGTGTATCAGAAGATGTTTATCTCGAATATAAAACAAAGCAAAATATTGAAATAGAGGATATTCTTGTAGTAAATGATGGTACTTATTTGATGGGCAGAACAGCAATGGTTACAGATATGGATTTGAAAATCGTATTACAAAGTCATTTTAGAAGAATTAAAGTTATTAATAAAAAAGCGATGTCACCATATTTACTTCTGACTATGCTTGGTTTGGAAATTGTGCAACGACAAATTGAATCAAAATCATTTAGACAAGGTACAATCTCTACTCTTGGTAGTAGATTACTTGAAGTTAGAGTACCCGTTCCAATTGACAAAAATGAACAAAAGAGAATCATTGAAGAAGTTAAAATCATAGTTCAGAACAAAAGAGATGCAAAATACCACGCTCAGAATTATGAAATACTTGGAAAAAAAGAGAATCTAATGGGAATTAAAAATAAGGCTAAACTTGGTAATTTATAG